The genomic segment CAGTCACTGCGAGTCTTGCGCCATTCAGGGTTGGTGGCCATGATTTCGCCGGCACAGGATTCATAGCCACAGGAGGTGAGGGCATCGCAGATATACTGGGCGAGTTTTTCAAAATACGGACCGTGTTTTTCCGGATTATAGCTGTCGTCGAGGATAATTGCATTGTCCTGATCGGTAACTATCAGCTGTTCGTCGCGGGCCATGGAACCCATGGTCAGAAAACAGTAGGGGATGGGAGGGTTACCTAGTTCCTCTTCAGCCAGTTCAGCAAGGCGCTGGATGAAGCTCCTACCGATAACTGCCATTGCCGTGCCCACCATATGGGAGTTTGCATCTTCGTTGACCATTCGGACAAAGCAATCTTTTACCTGGGCAGAGAGGTTGATCAGTTCTTCTCGTGATGATTGGAGGAATATACTGCTGACCAGCAGGAGGCTATTCTGTGACTCATAACGAACGATGTCGGTGATTTCAATAATGCCGATTGGTGTTTTGTTACGCAGTACTGGCAGGTGATGAATGTTATTACGCAACATGGTCAGCATTGCCTCAAAGACATAGGCGTTACTGTCTAGGAATATGAGATCCGTCGACATAACCTTGCTGACGGCTGTGTCACTGGAAACTCCTTCGGCAAGTACTCGGGAGCATAAATCTCTATCGGTGATGATGCCGGCAAAAGGCTCATCATCTTCAGACGTGTTTTCGGGAGGGCTGATAAGTATGGCGGAGACATTCTCTGCTGCCATGGTTCTAGCTGCCTGCTGTATGGTTTGATCATGGGCGATCATCACCGCCTCCCGGGTCAGCAAGGTCACTACCTTGGAGGTGGTGAGGTCGCTGGCTGCGTTGGAGGTGGAAACTGCCTGCCTGAGGCGGGTGACGTCTTCTACTTCGACAAAATCTGAAAAATGTTCATATTGATCACAGAACTCGGAAAAAATTTCTTCCGGAAAGAGGTAGAGCAGGGTGTCCTCGATGGCCTTGGCCGGAAAGCGTACCTTGTTTTTCATCAGCAGGGCCAGTTGACCGAAGATATCGCCTTGCTCTAATCTATTATAGAGCTCTCCCTTTCTTCGGGACACCTCCACAGCTCCACTACGCATCATATAGAGGTGGAAGATTGATTCGCCGTAATTAAAAATTGTACTGCCTGCCCGGTAATAGGCAATTTCAGTATGTTTTGTGGCCCTGGTCAAGGCCTCTTCCGGTAGGGAGTTAAAGGGCGGGTATTGAGATATGAAATCATATATTTCTTGTAATTCTGCTTCCATGGAATGTCACGAACGTTTAGGGTGTTTTTTACGAAGAGGTGGAGTGGCCAATAAACGACTACCGAACTTATAACCCATTCGGGAAAAAGAGTACAAAGAAGAAGAGATAAAAAGATGTCATGCCTTTTTTTTCTTGCTATTCTTCGGCAAAAATAATAAAAGAGGCACCCCCTCTCCTAGGGACTAAGAAAAGCTTTCTTTTAAAACAGGTACGACTCTCCTTGTGGTGGTTGTACCTGTTTTTTTATGTCCTTTCAATATCATAGAGAAAAAAAGATGATTGAACTCATTCAAAAAACCACTGCGAATCTCCGAACCGAGATAACCTCAGGTATTACCGTTGCCCTGGCTCTCGTGCCCGAGGCTGTAGCATTCTCTTTTGTGGCAGGCATTGACCCCTTGGTGGGACTTTACGCGGCCTTTATGGTTGGGCTTATTACCTCGATTTTTGGTGGTCGTCCCGGAATGATTTCAGGAGCCACCGGAGCCCTTGCCGTTATTATGGTTTCTCTGGTGCAGGAGGGTAATGCCATGGGTCTTGCAATGGCCAATCCTGTGGTAGGAATGGGGCTCTACTATCTTTTTGTTACCGTTATTCTCATGGGATGCTTTCAGGCCATGGCTGGATTTTTCAAGCTGGGTAAATTTATCCGTTTGGTTCCCCATCCGGTAATGCTGGGATTTGTTAATGGTCTTGCCATTGTTATTTTTCTCTCTCAGCTGAATATGTTCAAAACCGTTGACGGTGGCGTTTCCGTCTGGCTCCATGGTCCCAATATGCTCACCATGCTGGCTCTTGTCGGTACAACCATGGCGATAATGTATTTCCTCCCCAAGCTGAATAGGCAACTACCAGCAGCCCTTACCGCTATTTTGGTAATCAGTTTTATCACCATTGTCTGTAAACTGGATGTGCCCACCGTGGGCTCTTTTATCCGTGATGGTGGTGGTGAGGGATTAGGGGGAGTTCTGCCGAGTTTTCAGCTGGAACTGTTTTCCATAATTCCCTTTACCTTGGATACTCTGATCTTTATTGCCCCCTATGCCTTCCTTCTTGCCGGTGTAGGTCTGATTGAATCACTTTTGACCCTTAACCTTCTCGATGAGATTACCGAAACCCGTGGCAATAGTAATCGGGAGTGTATCGCTCAGGGCTGTGCCAATATAGTGACGGGTCTTTTTGGTGGTATGGGCGGTTGTGCCATGATCGGCCAATCCATGATCAACGTTAATGCTGGCGCGCGTGGCAGAACCTCCGGTATTGTCGCTGCCCTCTCCCTGCTCTGTTTTATTCTCTTTGCCTCTACCTATATAGAGATGGTTCCCATTGCCGCTTTGACGGGAATTATGTTTATGGTGGTGATCGGTACATTTGCCTGGTCAAGCCTGCGCATCATTCCTAAGATCCCTCGAAGCGATGCCTTTGTCCTTATTGCTGTTTCTGCTCTTACCGTTATCTTTGATCTTGCCATAGCCGTCTTTGTTGGGATTATCATGTCTGCCTTGGTCTTCTCTTGGGAAAATGCCCTGCGTATTCGTGCCCGTAAACATATCAAAGAGAATGGCACTAAGGTCTATGAGATATGGGGGCCTCTGTTTTTTGCCTCCTGCCAGGCATTTACCTCTAAATTTGATGCCAAGGGTGACCCGCAAAATGTAGAGATTGATTTTATGGAGTCTCGGGTTTCTGATTTCTCGGGGGTGGAGGCAATTTCAACGGTGATAGAAAAATATCAGAGGGAAGGAAAGAAGGTGATGCTTAAGCATCTCAGTGATGACTGTAAAAAACTTCTCAATACCAATAATAGTAAATATCAGGCCTTGATTATTGAAAAGGTTGATGATCCAAGATACTTTGTTATTGCCGATAGAGATCTGCGGGATTAGCAGGAGGGGGAGGTGGCCGTAGAGGCCACCTTTCTTTGTCCCGCTAGGATATTGTGATTACCTTGTCGGCAAGCTGGGTTGCGCTAACAATATCAAGCATATTGGTTGCTGAGCCCACCTCTTTTTCTGGCATAAGGCCAAAATGTTCCAGGCAGGTGCCACAGGCGAGAACGATGGTTCCAGCCCTCTCGTATTCCTGTAGCTCCCGGAGAACGGGAGAAGAGGCAAGCGTCAGTTTAACCCCGCCATTGACAAAGATAAGCTGCCAAAGATCCGGTCCCATCTCCTTGAGGGTCTTGATGAAGCTGATCATCAGTTTTTCCCCCAATAGCTTGTCGCCTGCACCAAGATATTCAGATGTGATCATGACCACAATCTTTTGCTCTCCAGCCTCCTGCTTGTCGGGGGCTGTGAGGCTACTTGCAACAAATTCTCCACTTCTGGTTGCCCGAACCTCGAAAATCTCTCCCCTCTTGCCCGTCTCCACCTGAAATCCCTGGGATTGGAGAAAACGGCTTACATTTTCCTCCGAGGCCTGATTGTCAAGCAGGATGGTGAGTTGATCATTGCCTGGCTGCTCGATGGCATCCTTGGCGAGCAGGACAGGGCCGGGGCAGGGCAGACCACATGCATCTATTGTTGTACTCATGGTAAATCCTCTATGAAATCTGAATGATATTTGCTCTGTTTTCAGTGACAAAGCCAATTATTTGGGCGTCTTTAACACCTGCATCTTGTAGTCTTCTCACCAGGGACGGGCCATCCTCTTCTGCACAGCCAATGAGCAGACCACCCGAAGTCTGGGGGTCAAAGAGGATATCGCGCAGGACAGGATCAAAAGCCTTGGGTATCTGCATCATCTCCTTCCTGAAAGCCCGGTTATTATGGGCTCCAATGGGCACAAGACCCATGGAAGCGAAATGGTGGGCCTGATTGAGGATCGGTACGTTTTGAGACTGAATGGTGATAGATTTATCACTGCCATCAATCATTTCCGCAATATGGCCAAGCAGGCCGAATCCCGTGATGTCGGTGCAGGCGGAAATATTAAATTCTCGCATGATCTCGGCAGGTTTCTTGTTCAGGGTCACCATTAGTTCGGTGAGCTCCTCTATCGTCTCCTTTGAGGCAAGTCTTGCCTTTATGGCGGTATTGAGGATTCCTGTACCAATTGCCTTGGTCAGAATCAGAACATCACCGGTCCGTAGTCCCTGGTTGGCAAGAATCTTGTCCGGATGGACAAATCCTGTAACCGAGAGGCCATATTTGAGCTCTTCATCTTCAACGCTGTGTCCTCCGAGGAGGACGGTGTTGGCCTCCCTTAACATGGCCGAGCCACCGGCAAGCATCTCCCGCAGTGGTTCTCTGCCCAATGTCTTCATTGGATAGGCGACAATGTTCATGGCTGTTTGAGGCACACCTCCCATGGCATAGACATCGGAGAGGGCATTGGCTGCTGCAATACGACCAAAGTCATATGGGTCGTCGACAATGGGGGTGAAAAAATCAAGGGTTTGAATGAGCGCCAACTCATCTGAAACCTTATATACACCTGCATCGTCGGCTGTAGCCATACCGACAAGCACGTTTTTATTGGTGGGAAAATCAATTCCGCATAGTACTCCATCCAGGTCCCCTGGAGATATTTTGGACGCTCAGCCGCCACCTTTTACTTTGGCTGTGAGTCGAATTTTTTCAATCTTCATCTCTACTCCTTGTTGCAGGACACATGATGTCTTTTATTTGGTAAGAGTGTTTTTCGCCACAGGATGGGCAGGGCGATTTTAGGACTACCTCTCCCTGTAGCTGACGTTCTCCATCTGCCGTGGTGATAATGGTATACCCCTTCATTAGAGAGTAGTGGCTACTTGAAAAGCAGACACCTGTTTTAGGGCAGTTGAAATATAGTTTCATCCCGACTCCTTGTACAGGGGGCTTTGGTGAAAAAGTTATCTTTTTTAGGAATTTCCTCAGGACTCTATAGGTAAGCTAAAAAGGTAGATCACACCCATAGTTTTTATGTATATGTTGTGGCAAGAGATAGGGAAATCTGATGGATGTGTGGCTATTTCAGTGCATGGAGCTGTTGGAACTTTGCTGGAAATTGACCTGAATCAAAGATCTGTTGGGAAATTTCTGCTATAAGTAAAGGAGTTGCATCAAATTTAATCCTTAAAGGAGATTTTATGAAAGTGATAAACCTTGATAGCACAGATAGCTTTTCTCCAAATATTATGAATCGTTTTTTCTTGGTGGAAGACTCACCTAATTTTAAAATTATCAATTTTAACCTCGATGCGGGGGTAACCTTTCCTGTGCACTCCCATGATCTTGATGGGGAACTCTCCATTCAGGTGCTTGCTGGCGAGGGATTTTTTCTTGGCGGTGACGGTGCAGAGATTCCGGCTCGGCAGGGAGATATTCTCATCTCAGAGATACGGGAGCCTCATGGGGTAAGGGCAACGAACCAGATGCGCATTTTGGTAACCATAGCCCCGCCAATTTGATAGTTACAGAGAGACGATATGGTGAACCCCTCAGGGCTCACCGTTCCGTTTTAAAACGAACGCAGTTTCTACCATCGCTCTTTGCCATATAGGCGCCTTCATCGGCCGCCTTGAACAGGGCATTGACGTCACTGATCTCTTCGCTATTAGTGGCAACACCAATGCTGACGGATCCCTGCCAATAATTATTGCCAAAGGTTGTTTTTGTTTGGGATATATTTAGCCTGATTCTTTGGGCAATTGTCATCCCTGTTGTTAGATCTGTTTGGGGGCAAATGATAAAAAATTCATCTCCGCCAATTCGGCAGACAGTGTCCCTGTCCCGGACCGAGGCAACAAGTACCTTGGCAATATTTTTCAGGACAAGATCACCCGCATCGTGTCCATAACTGTCATTCACCGTCTTAAAATAATCCACGTCTACCATAAAACAGCAGAGGGGTTGTTCGGTGATTTTTGCCTCATCCCAAAGCAGGTGTATTTGCTTCATGGCATGACGTCTATTGGCAAGTTCCGTGAGAGGATCGGTTAGAGAGATCTTTTCCAGGCCTCTGTTGGCCTGTTGTAGTTCTTCCGTTCGCTCCCGTACCTTCTGTTCGAGGTCTTGGTTGAGTAGATTCAGTTCTTTGTTGCGTTGAGAGACTGTTTCAAAGAGATGGTTGAGGGCCAGGAGGAGTGGCTCGGTAGACTGCATTTTTAGCTCTTGCTCTTGTCTATAGGCCTCTGCGGGTGTTGTGCCCTCTTCTATGGAGGCTATCTGTCTGGCCATGCTTTGATCATCGTTGAGTATATGATAACTCAACCAATGAATGAGGAAATTTAGTATTTGCCGAAAATTTTCTTTGTCTGTAAGGCCAAGGTTGGCGGTAATCGCTTCTATTTCTTGGCTAAAATCATTATGTGCGGCTATATGTTTAGAGGTGTAACGAGGGTCTAGCTTTGCGGCCAGCATGATTTCTTCTTCTGTTTTAAAGTGATCTACCCCATAGGTGGTAAGTTCTTTTGAAACGCGTAAGATAAAGTCTTTATTTATGCTGTTTTGACTAAAGGCAAAGGCAAATTCATTTATTATATCAATAATATGATGGTGTTGCTTGTCGATGTCGCTTATTCCTGTTGTAAAGTTTTCGTCCCAGATGAATGTTTTCATGGATGCTCCCCCGCCATAGGGTTTTGGGTAAAGGGTAATTCTTAAGATGTTCTCTGATAGATGCTAAAATAGCCGGATAAAGTGGGTTTTGTCCAGAGAAGAGGTTTTTTTTAAGAAAAAGTGATGTTTTTTTATGGTGCAAGCTCAGGATGGAGTGACTTTTAACCGAGTGTTGCCAAAGTGTTTTTTCACGGCTACAATGTGCGACTTCGATTGACCCTGGGGGTTAAGGTTCAGTCAAATTCTGTTGCCAAAGGGTCATTGTTTTTATAAAAAATAGTATAGCTGTAGAGGGTTGGATGAAGGTCGCTGAACATTTTTATTCGTCTCTGTCCCGTTTTGGCTTAGAGGGGGCCTCTCTGGTCCTCTTTCCGTTACCCCTTCTGCTTTTTGACAGGGCCGAAATGATTGGGGGGAATTGGCGTTTTTATCTTGCCCTACTTGCCTCTTGCTCCTCTCTTATCTGTGCCTTCTCTCTGCATAGAAGACCTCTTCTTGGCAAGTTTTTTGGTCTGATCTGCTCTGCGGCGATCCTTGCCCTTATTTTTTTCCATGTCCTTGCAGATCCCTTTGTCGCCCTGCCCGCTGCCATTATTTACATTGGCATCGTTTTCTTTCTCTTGGATTTTAGAGGGGATGGAGGTGTCAACCTGTATCCGGAGGCCTTTGTAAGATACACGCAAAGAGCATGGTGGGCATCTTTTGTGGTCATGTTTCTTGTCCTGCTAGACTTGCTCATGCCTGCCTCTGTGGGAGGTCCTTATCTCTATATTGTCCTCTTCTCTTTTGCTATGGCCCAGTTGTTGCTGTTTTTGGCCGCTCTCAGTAAGAGGTCAACGTCGTATCTCTGTTTTACTCTCTTCACCGGCCTTTCTGTTGCCCTCTCTGCCTGTTTTTTTGGTATGGGTAATATAGCAACCCTTATTCTTTTTTTGAATATCCTCACCCTTGTGGTTCTGCCGCGAGGTAATTTTCTTGGTGGCCGCAGAGAGTTGTGGTGGGAGGTGCTATTTGATCATCCTGCTCGTATCCTCTTGGTCAGTTTTCTGAGCCTCTCTGTTTTTGGTACCTTTCTTCTCAGTTTCCCTTTTGCAACAGAGGCGGGGGGCGTCGGTCTTCTTGACGCGGCCTTCACCTCCGTCAGTGCCGTCTGCGTAACGGGGCTTACGGTGCTTGATACGGCGACTGATTTTAGCCTGTGGGGACAGATTGCCATTCTCCTTCTCATTCAATTTGGTGGCTTGGGCATTATGAGTATTACAGCCGTTGCCCTGCATGCCATGGGGCGCCGCCTGAGTCTCAAGCAGGAGCGAATTTTGACCTCGATAGCCGATAGCGGTAGTCAAGGTTTACTGGAATCACTGAGCACAATCCTCAAGTTCACCTTTGTGGTAGAGGGGGTGGGGGCATCTCTGCTTGCCCTTGTCTTTTACTGTACGGGGGACACTCCTCTGCTTGCTATTTGGCGGGGCATATTTACGGCCATCTCTGCCTTTTGTAATGCCGGTTTTGCCCTGCAGAGTGATAGTCTTGTCTCCTATCAGACAAATCCCTTTGTTCTTCACCTTGTGGCAATTCTCATCATCCTGGGCGGGCTTGCCCCGGCAACAAGCCTGATAATACCAAGTTGGCTGAGGGGGAAGGCTATCTCTATACCCGCACGTATTGCCCTGATAACCAGTCTTGCCCTCCTTTTTACAGGCACCTTCTTTATCCTTGCCTTTGAGTGGAATGGTGCCCTGGCGGGTCTCTCTATCTTTGATAAGATTAATAACGCTTGGTTTCAGTCTGCATCTCTTAGAACTGCGGGCTTTAACTCTATTGAATTTGCTCATCTGTGTAGCTCAAGCTTTTTGGTTATGCTTTTTTTAATGTTTATTGGTGGCAGTCCAGGGAGTACGGCGGGCGGAGTGAAAACTGTAAGC from the Desulfotalea psychrophila LSv54 genome contains:
- a CDS encoding DUF294 nucleotidyltransferase-like domain-containing protein, which encodes MEAELQEIYDFISQYPPFNSLPEEALTRATKHTEIAYYRAGSTIFNYGESIFHLYMMRSGAVEVSRRKGELYNRLEQGDIFGQLALLMKNKVRFPAKAIEDTLLYLFPEEIFSEFCDQYEHFSDFVEVEDVTRLRQAVSTSNAASDLTTSKVVTLLTREAVMIAHDQTIQQAARTMAAENVSAILISPPENTSEDDEPFAGIITDRDLCSRVLAEGVSSDTAVSKVMSTDLIFLDSNAYVFEAMLTMLRNNIHHLPVLRNKTPIGIIEITDIVRYESQNSLLLVSSIFLQSSREELINLSAQVKDCFVRMVNEDANSHMVGTAMAVIGRSFIQRLAELAEEELGNPPIPYCFLTMGSMARDEQLIVTDQDNAIILDDSYNPEKHGPYFEKLAQYICDALTSCGYESCAGEIMATNPEWRKTRSDWEECFGDWIDAPNPLALLHSCIFFDLDGVCGQTKWADQLNRFISRKARNNKRFLSCLARNALRRTPPLGFFKTFVMEKDGQHKNSMNLKRRGTAPLADLIRVHALAIGSPAQNSFERLDDIIEAGILPEGRGADLRDAMEFISMVRLRHQAYDIEAQMEADNNIEPENMSDFERRNLKDAFQILSNAQNYIKFHYQQNSLK
- a CDS encoding SulP family inorganic anion transporter gives rise to the protein MIELIQKTTANLRTEITSGITVALALVPEAVAFSFVAGIDPLVGLYAAFMVGLITSIFGGRPGMISGATGALAVIMVSLVQEGNAMGLAMANPVVGMGLYYLFVTVILMGCFQAMAGFFKLGKFIRLVPHPVMLGFVNGLAIVIFLSQLNMFKTVDGGVSVWLHGPNMLTMLALVGTTMAIMYFLPKLNRQLPAALTAILVISFITIVCKLDVPTVGSFIRDGGGEGLGGVLPSFQLELFSIIPFTLDTLIFIAPYAFLLAGVGLIESLLTLNLLDEITETRGNSNRECIAQGCANIVTGLFGGMGGCAMIGQSMINVNAGARGRTSGIVAALSLLCFILFASTYIEMVPIAALTGIMFMVVIGTFAWSSLRIIPKIPRSDAFVLIAVSALTVIFDLAIAVFVGIIMSALVFSWENALRIRARKHIKENGTKVYEIWGPLFFASCQAFTSKFDAKGDPQNVEIDFMESRVSDFSGVEAISTVIEKYQREGKKVMLKHLSDDCKKLLNTNNSKYQALIIEKVDDPRYFVIADRDLRD
- the yedF gene encoding sulfurtransferase-like selenium metabolism protein YedF produces the protein MSTTIDACGLPCPGPVLLAKDAIEQPGNDQLTILLDNQASEENVSRFLQSQGFQVETGKRGEIFEVRATRSGEFVASSLTAPDKQEAGEQKIVVMITSEYLGAGDKLLGEKLMISFIKTLKEMGPDLWQLIFVNGGVKLTLASSPVLRELQEYERAGTIVLACGTCLEHFGLMPEKEVGSATNMLDIVSATQLADKVITIS
- the selD gene encoding selenide, water dikinase SelD; protein product: MKIEKIRLTAKVKGGGUASKISPGDLDGVLCGIDFPTNKNVLVGMATADDAGVYKVSDELALIQTLDFFTPIVDDPYDFGRIAAANALSDVYAMGGVPQTAMNIVAYPMKTLGREPLREMLAGGSAMLREANTVLLGGHSVEDEELKYGLSVTGFVHPDKILANQGLRTGDVLILTKAIGTGILNTAIKARLASKETIEELTELMVTLNKKPAEIMREFNISACTDITGFGLLGHIAEMIDGSDKSITIQSQNVPILNQAHHFASMGLVPIGAHNNRAFRKEMMQIPKAFDPVLRDILFDPQTSGGLLIGCAEEDGPSLVRRLQDAGVKDAQIIGFVTENRANIIQIS
- a CDS encoding cupin domain-containing protein → MKVINLDSTDSFSPNIMNRFFLVEDSPNFKIINFNLDAGVTFPVHSHDLDGELSIQVLAGEGFFLGGDGAEIPARQGDILISEIREPHGVRATNQMRILVTIAPPI
- a CDS encoding GGDEF domain-containing protein translates to MKTFIWDENFTTGISDIDKQHHHIIDIINEFAFAFSQNSINKDFILRVSKELTTYGVDHFKTEEEIMLAAKLDPRYTSKHIAAHNDFSQEIEAITANLGLTDKENFRQILNFLIHWLSYHILNDDQSMARQIASIEEGTTPAEAYRQEQELKMQSTEPLLLALNHLFETVSQRNKELNLLNQDLEQKVRERTEELQQANRGLEKISLTDPLTELANRRHAMKQIHLLWDEAKITEQPLCCFMVDVDYFKTVNDSYGHDAGDLVLKNIAKVLVASVRDRDTVCRIGGDEFFIICPQTDLTTGMTIAQRIRLNISQTKTTFGNNYWQGSVSIGVATNSEEISDVNALFKAADEGAYMAKSDGRNCVRFKTER
- a CDS encoding TrkH family potassium uptake protein; this translates as MKVAEHFYSSLSRFGLEGASLVLFPLPLLLFDRAEMIGGNWRFYLALLASCSSLICAFSLHRRPLLGKFFGLICSAAILALIFFHVLADPFVALPAAIIYIGIVFFLLDFRGDGGVNLYPEAFVRYTQRAWWASFVVMFLVLLDLLMPASVGGPYLYIVLFSFAMAQLLLFLAALSKRSTSYLCFTLFTGLSVALSACFFGMGNIATLILFLNILTLVVLPRGNFLGGRRELWWEVLFDHPARILLVSFLSLSVFGTFLLSFPFATEAGGVGLLDAAFTSVSAVCVTGLTVLDTATDFSLWGQIAILLLIQFGGLGIMSITAVALHAMGRRLSLKQERILTSIADSGSQGLLESLSTILKFTFVVEGVGASLLALVFYCTGDTPLLAIWRGIFTAISAFCNAGFALQSDSLVSYQTNPFVLHLVAILIILGGLAPATSLIIPSWLRGKAISIPARIALITSLALLFTGTFFILAFEWNGALAGLSIFDKINNAWFQSASLRTAGFNSIEFAHLCSSSFLVMLFLMFIGGSPGSTAGGVKTVSIGILAITFWRNITNRHHVIFQGRVISPSTIFRAITVIISGMIVWFFLVLMLTTTQQIFARDIVFEVTSALSTVGLTLGATPLLDGMGKVIVMLAMFIGRIGPTTIFMLLSSDEERSSQRRPEVKISLT